One Mycolicibacterium fluoranthenivorans DNA segment encodes these proteins:
- the sigJ gene encoding RNA polymerase sigma factor SigJ: MNEHAERFTALRPLLFTIAYEILGSATESDDVLQESYLRWAEVDLDAVVDTKAYLAQLVTRQALNALRATARRREEYVGPWLPEPVLVEDASADVVLAESVSMAMMVVLETLTPDERAIFVLREVFGFSHDEIAAAVGRSPAAVRQMAHRAREHVQARRKRFDHVDAAVGEQITAQFFATAATGDVAALVEMLAPDVVWTADSAGKVSAARRPVIGADKVARLVLGLMRGAGERPDARIDLAVYNNAPALVLYLGENLEGVITVEITDGRISHFYAMRNPDKLSSIMVPRAISR, from the coding sequence ATGAACGAGCACGCCGAGCGGTTCACCGCACTGCGACCGCTGCTGTTCACCATCGCCTACGAAATCCTGGGTTCGGCAACCGAATCCGACGATGTGCTGCAGGAGAGTTACCTGCGCTGGGCCGAGGTGGACCTGGATGCGGTCGTCGACACCAAGGCTTATCTGGCCCAGTTGGTGACCCGGCAGGCGCTCAACGCGTTACGCGCCACGGCCCGCCGCCGCGAGGAGTACGTCGGGCCGTGGCTGCCGGAACCCGTTCTGGTCGAGGATGCTTCGGCCGACGTGGTGCTGGCCGAGTCGGTGTCGATGGCGATGATGGTGGTGCTGGAGACGCTCACACCTGACGAGCGCGCGATCTTCGTGTTGCGCGAGGTGTTCGGCTTCAGCCACGACGAGATCGCCGCGGCGGTGGGCCGGTCGCCGGCCGCGGTGCGCCAGATGGCGCACCGCGCAAGGGAACACGTGCAGGCCCGACGCAAGCGGTTCGACCATGTCGATGCCGCGGTCGGCGAACAGATCACCGCGCAGTTCTTCGCCACCGCCGCCACCGGCGATGTGGCCGCGCTCGTCGAGATGCTGGCACCCGATGTGGTGTGGACGGCCGACAGCGCGGGCAAGGTCAGCGCGGCACGGCGGCCGGTGATCGGTGCGGACAAGGTGGCCAGGCTGGTGCTCGGCCTGATGCGCGGGGCCGGCGAACGGCCTGACGCGCGGATCGACCTCGCGGTGTACAACAACGCACCCGCCCTGGTCCTGTACCTGGGCGAGAACCTCGAAGGGGTGATCACCGTGGAGATCACCGACGGCAGGATCAGCCATTTCTACGCGATGCGCAATCCGGACAAGCTCTCCTCGATCATGGTCCCGCGCGCGATCAGCCGATAG
- a CDS encoding resuscitation-promoting factor, producing the protein MSFLDKIHEERSPALRLLVGTLLLTLVFAGGVAVASHKTVTLTVDGAPITVTTMKSKVIDVVRENGFTVGDRDDLYPAAGTPVHDAENIVLSRSRPVQISLDGQNSKEVWTTASTVQDALAQLSLTDTAPAAASRATRLPLAGMALPVVSAKTVQINDGGTVRSVHLAAPNVAGLLDAAGVPLQQNDSVVPAASAPVVDGMQIQVTRLRIEKVTQQIPLAPASRRIEDASMNMSRQVVVDPGTPGVQDVTFAVATLNGVETGRLPVANVVVTPARDAVLRVGAKPGTEVPPVRDGRAWDAVAQCESGGNWAINTGNGYFGGVQFDQNTWERQGGLRYAQRADLATREEQIAIAEVTRARQGWGAWPVCSGRVGNS; encoded by the coding sequence TTGAGTTTTTTGGACAAGATCCATGAGGAGCGATCGCCTGCGCTTCGGCTGCTCGTGGGAACCCTTTTATTGACGCTCGTGTTTGCTGGTGGGGTGGCGGTCGCCTCCCACAAGACCGTGACGCTGACCGTCGACGGTGCGCCGATCACCGTGACCACGATGAAGTCCAAGGTCATCGACGTGGTGCGGGAGAACGGCTTCACCGTGGGTGACCGTGACGATCTCTACCCGGCGGCAGGTACGCCGGTGCATGACGCCGAGAACATCGTGCTTAGCCGCAGCCGTCCCGTGCAAATCTCCCTGGACGGTCAGAACAGCAAAGAAGTGTGGACCACCGCCTCGACCGTCCAGGACGCGCTGGCGCAGCTGTCCCTGACCGACACCGCCCCCGCGGCGGCGTCCCGGGCCACCCGCCTGCCGCTGGCGGGGATGGCATTGCCCGTGGTCAGCGCCAAAACGGTACAGATCAACGACGGCGGCACCGTGCGTTCGGTCCATCTGGCCGCGCCCAATGTGGCCGGCCTGCTCGATGCCGCCGGAGTTCCGCTGCAACAAAATGACTCCGTCGTCCCGGCGGCGTCCGCGCCCGTCGTCGACGGCATGCAGATCCAGGTCACGCGCCTGCGGATCGAGAAAGTCACCCAGCAGATTCCGCTCGCGCCCGCCAGCCGGCGCATCGAGGACGCGTCGATGAACATGAGCAGGCAGGTCGTCGTCGACCCGGGAACCCCGGGTGTGCAGGACGTGACTTTCGCCGTGGCGACGCTCAACGGAGTCGAGACAGGCAGGTTGCCAGTAGCCAATGTCGTCGTCACTCCGGCGCGCGATGCTGTGCTGCGGGTCGGCGCGAAACCGGGCACCGAGGTGCCGCCGGTGCGCGACGGACGAGCCTGGGATGCCGTCGCTCAATGCGAATCGGGTGGTAATTGGGCCATCAACACCGGCAACGGATATTTCGGTGGCGTCCAATTTGATCAGAACACATGGGAACGACAGGGGGGTCTGAGGTATGCTCAGCGGGCTGATCTGGCAACCCGTGAGGAGCAGATCGCGATTGCTGAAGTGACGAGGGCGCGTCAAGGATGGGGCGCCTGGCCGGTGTGTAGTGGGAGAGTAGGTAACTCCTGA
- a CDS encoding aminodeoxychorismate synthase component I, giving the protein MRIDRLGPLGDAPGVLRAVADAGRSRGLPPPAALIGDWFGSRAVIAPSVAAEPCARVFDVPLTARSVGTDTFVGGGWFGYLSYPDGSPRLPAAAGGWSDCVLRQDRDGLWWYESLSGTAPPDWLTGIAGTPARPYAIDWRAPDRKAHQAGVLACLEAIAAGEIYQACVCTQYTGRIDGDPLDFFVDAVTRTAPARAAFVAGEWGAVASLSPELFLCRHGEQVTSSPIKGTLPLDESPVALRASVKDVAENIMIVDLVRNDLGRLAVTGSVTVPELLRVRPAPGVWHLVSTVTARIPVEVSTPAVLEASFPPASVTGTPKGRARELLLQWEPDRRGIYCGTVGLASPSAGAELNVAIRTVEFDARGNAVLGVGGGITADSDPDAEWAECLHKAAAIVGVAGHVGVASAGPVPT; this is encoded by the coding sequence GTGCGAATCGACCGGCTCGGCCCCCTGGGTGACGCCCCCGGGGTGCTGCGCGCCGTCGCCGATGCGGGCCGCAGCCGCGGCCTGCCCCCGCCCGCGGCGCTGATCGGCGACTGGTTCGGGTCGCGCGCGGTCATCGCGCCCAGTGTGGCGGCCGAACCGTGCGCGCGGGTGTTCGACGTGCCCCTCACCGCAAGATCGGTCGGGACGGACACCTTCGTCGGCGGAGGCTGGTTCGGCTACCTTTCCTATCCCGACGGCAGCCCGCGTCTCCCCGCGGCCGCCGGAGGCTGGTCGGACTGCGTACTGCGCCAGGACCGCGACGGCCTCTGGTGGTACGAAAGCCTTTCCGGCACTGCACCTCCCGACTGGTTGACCGGTATCGCCGGCACGCCGGCGCGACCCTATGCCATCGATTGGCGGGCTCCGGACCGCAAGGCGCACCAGGCCGGGGTGCTGGCCTGCCTCGAGGCGATCGCGGCGGGTGAGATCTACCAGGCCTGCGTCTGCACCCAGTACACCGGCCGTATCGACGGTGACCCGCTGGATTTCTTCGTCGACGCCGTCACCCGTACCGCGCCGGCCCGCGCCGCCTTCGTGGCCGGGGAATGGGGTGCGGTGGCCTCGCTGTCCCCCGAGCTGTTCCTGTGCCGCCACGGCGAGCAGGTGACCTCCAGCCCCATCAAAGGGACGCTGCCCCTTGATGAATCGCCGGTGGCGCTGCGCGCCTCGGTGAAAGACGTCGCCGAGAACATCATGATCGTCGACCTGGTGCGCAACGATCTGGGCCGCCTTGCCGTCACCGGCTCGGTGACCGTCCCCGAGCTGCTGCGGGTTCGCCCGGCTCCGGGGGTCTGGCATCTGGTGTCGACGGTGACGGCCCGGATTCCGGTCGAAGTGTCGACGCCGGCGGTACTCGAGGCGAGCTTCCCGCCCGCGTCGGTAACCGGCACACCCAAGGGCCGGGCCCGCGAGCTGCTCCTGCAGTGGGAGCCGGACCGACGTGGAATCTACTGCGGGACAGTGGGTTTGGCGTCACCATCGGCGGGGGCTGAACTGAATGTGGCAATCCGGACGGTGGAGTTCGATGCGCGGGGCAACGCGGTCCTCGGTGTCGGCGGAGGGATCACCGCGGACTCCGACCCGGACGCCGAGTGGGCGGAATGCCTGCACAAGGCGGCCGCGATCGTCGGGGTGGCCGGCCACGTCGGAGTGGCCTCGGCCGGCCCGGTGCCGACGTAG
- the rsmA gene encoding 16S rRNA (adenine(1518)-N(6)/adenine(1519)-N(6))-dimethyltransferase RsmA, with protein sequence MTIRLLGRTEIRHLAREIDFRPRKAFGQNFVHDANTVRRIVSASGIHRQDCVLEVGPGLGSLTLGLLDRGARVTAVEIDPVLAHQLPKTIANHSHSEISRLTVLNRDILTLKSDDLDEQPTALVANLPYNIAVPALIHLLCEFPSIKTVMVMVQAEVAERLAAEPGGKDYGVPSAKVRFFGNVRRYGMVSPTVFWPIPRVYSGLVRIDRYETSPWPTDESFREQVFQLIDIGFAQRRKTSRNAFAEWAGSGNESAERLLAASIDPARRGETLSITDFVRLLQRSGELEVPTARSVEAIEAVDSVDNTEASLS encoded by the coding sequence ATGACGATCCGACTGCTCGGTCGTACCGAGATCAGGCATCTGGCGCGCGAGATCGACTTCCGACCACGCAAAGCCTTCGGACAGAACTTCGTCCATGACGCGAACACGGTGCGCCGCATCGTGTCGGCATCGGGCATCCACCGCCAGGACTGTGTCCTCGAAGTGGGGCCCGGCCTCGGCTCGCTGACCTTGGGTCTCCTCGATCGAGGTGCGCGGGTCACCGCGGTGGAGATCGACCCGGTGCTGGCACATCAACTGCCCAAGACCATCGCGAACCACTCACACAGCGAGATCAGCCGGCTGACCGTGCTGAACCGCGACATCCTCACGCTCAAGTCCGACGACCTGGACGAGCAGCCCACCGCCTTGGTGGCCAATCTGCCGTACAACATCGCGGTGCCCGCCCTCATCCACCTGCTGTGCGAGTTCCCGTCCATCAAGACGGTCATGGTGATGGTGCAGGCCGAGGTCGCCGAGCGGCTGGCCGCCGAGCCCGGTGGCAAGGATTACGGCGTGCCCAGCGCGAAGGTCCGGTTCTTCGGCAATGTGCGCCGCTACGGCATGGTGTCGCCGACGGTGTTCTGGCCGATCCCGCGGGTGTACTCCGGCCTGGTCCGGATCGACCGCTACGAGACGTCGCCGTGGCCCACCGACGAGAGTTTCCGCGAGCAGGTTTTCCAGCTCATCGACATCGGCTTCGCGCAGCGCCGCAAGACCTCGCGCAACGCCTTCGCCGAGTGGGCGGGCTCCGGTAACGAGTCTGCCGAGCGGCTGCTTGCGGCCAGCATCGATCCGGCCCGTCGCGGCGAGACCCTGTCGATCACCGATTTCGTCCGGCTGCTGCAGCGCTCCGGTGAGCTCGAGGTGCCGACCGCCCGTTCGGTGGAAGCCATCGAGGCCGTCGACTCCGTCGACAACACCGAGGCATCGCTCAGCTGA
- a CDS encoding NAD(P)/FAD-dependent oxidoreductase → MTENNATQKVIVLGGGYAGVLAANHLLQRPGVKVTLVNARPEFVERIRLHQLVAGTHDATADYDELLSDKVTLVVDTAERIDTAARRVELASGNALDYDYLIYAVGSTSAGAPEFAYALSELEDAQRLRARLQDVPMSAPIVVVGGGLTGIEAASEFAEAGRTTTLVAGPALGPSLGAQARRSAAKQLAKLGVTVIVGPTVAAVHADHVELSDGRLLRSATTVWTVGFGVSGLAARSGLRTDDLGRLLTDETLVSIDDDRVVGAGDAVAPSGSPLRMSCQAAMPLAAQAARTVLARIDGGAPQAINQAFAGQCVSIGRSYGTIQISRPDDSPRRAYVGGRIAASIKEMVCKGTLWQLRREAAKPGSYFLIKGGKRAERLAALLEHDPA, encoded by the coding sequence ATGACTGAGAACAACGCAACCCAGAAAGTGATCGTCCTCGGCGGCGGCTACGCAGGCGTGCTGGCCGCCAACCACCTTTTGCAACGGCCCGGTGTGAAGGTCACGCTGGTCAACGCCCGGCCCGAGTTCGTCGAACGTATCCGGCTGCACCAGCTGGTCGCGGGGACCCACGACGCCACCGCCGACTACGACGAGTTGCTCTCCGACAAGGTGACTCTGGTGGTCGACACGGCCGAACGCATCGACACCGCGGCACGCCGCGTCGAGCTGGCTTCGGGGAACGCCCTCGACTACGACTACCTGATCTACGCCGTCGGCAGCACCAGCGCCGGTGCACCCGAATTCGCTTATGCACTCAGCGAACTCGAAGATGCGCAGCGCCTGCGCGCCCGTCTGCAGGACGTCCCGATGTCGGCGCCGATCGTGGTGGTGGGCGGCGGCCTGACCGGTATCGAAGCGGCGTCGGAATTCGCCGAGGCCGGCCGGACGACGACGCTTGTGGCGGGCCCGGCGCTGGGACCCTCACTGGGCGCCCAGGCGCGCAGATCCGCGGCCAAGCAGCTGGCCAAGCTGGGTGTCACCGTCATCGTGGGCCCGACGGTCGCCGCGGTGCACGCCGACCACGTCGAGTTGTCCGACGGTCGCCTGCTGCGCAGCGCCACCACGGTCTGGACTGTCGGCTTCGGGGTGTCCGGCCTCGCCGCCCGCAGCGGCCTTCGCACGGACGACCTGGGCCGGCTGCTCACCGACGAGACCTTGGTGAGCATCGACGACGACCGCGTCGTCGGCGCCGGTGACGCGGTGGCGCCGTCGGGGTCGCCGTTGCGGATGAGCTGCCAGGCCGCGATGCCACTGGCCGCGCAGGCTGCGCGCACCGTGCTGGCCCGCATCGACGGCGGTGCCCCGCAGGCGATCAACCAGGCTTTCGCCGGACAGTGCGTCAGCATCGGACGGTCCTACGGCACCATCCAGATCTCACGCCCGGATGACAGTCCGCGCCGCGCCTACGTTGGTGGCCGTATCGCCGCGTCGATCAAGGAGATGGTGTGCAAGGGCACGCTGTGGCAGCTGCGTCGCGAGGCGGCCAAACCGGGATCCTATTTCCTGATCAAGGGCGGTAAGCGGGCCGAGCGGCTGGCAGCGCTCCTGGAGCACGACCCGGCATGA
- a CDS encoding TatD family hydrolase — protein MSSKRQKPPAPEPLAPLIDAHTHLDACGAQTPADVAEILDRAGAVGVQAVVTIADDLDAARWAAQAAGWDERVYAAVALHPTRADALDDAARTELAALARDPRVVAVGETGMDMYWPGRLEGCADPAQQREAFAWHIDLAKRTGKPLMIHNRDADAEVLDVLAAEGAPETVIFHCFSSGVEMARTCVANGWTLSLSGTVSFRNAHALREAAGVIPDGQLLVETDAPFLTPHPFRGAPNESYCLPYTVRALADILDRPATELAEVTTATARRVYQLPGV, from the coding sequence GTGAGCTCCAAGAGACAGAAGCCGCCCGCTCCGGAGCCGCTCGCCCCGCTGATCGACGCGCACACCCATCTGGACGCCTGCGGCGCGCAGACCCCCGCGGACGTCGCCGAGATCCTGGACAGGGCCGGGGCGGTCGGTGTGCAGGCCGTCGTCACCATCGCCGACGATCTGGATGCCGCCCGCTGGGCCGCGCAGGCGGCGGGCTGGGACGAGCGCGTCTACGCCGCGGTGGCGCTGCACCCCACCCGCGCCGACGCCCTCGATGACGCCGCGCGCACCGAGCTGGCGGCCCTGGCGCGGGATCCCCGGGTGGTGGCCGTGGGGGAGACCGGGATGGATATGTACTGGCCGGGCCGGCTCGAGGGCTGCGCCGATCCGGCCCAGCAGCGGGAAGCCTTCGCCTGGCATATCGATCTGGCCAAACGGACCGGTAAGCCGCTGATGATCCACAACCGTGACGCCGACGCCGAGGTGCTCGACGTGCTGGCGGCCGAGGGCGCCCCGGAGACGGTGATCTTCCACTGTTTCTCCTCCGGCGTCGAGATGGCCAGAACCTGCGTCGCCAACGGCTGGACACTGAGCCTGTCGGGCACCGTCAGCTTCCGGAACGCGCACGCGCTGCGGGAAGCCGCCGGGGTCATCCCGGATGGTCAGCTGCTGGTCGAGACCGATGCGCCGTTCCTGACGCCGCACCCGTTCCGCGGCGCACCCAACGAGTCGTACTGCCTGCCGTACACGGTGCGCGCGCTGGCCGATATCCTGGACCGGCCGGCGACCGAGCTGGCCGAGGTCACGACCGCCACCGCGAGGCGCGTCTACCAGCTGCCGGGCGTGTGA
- the metG gene encoding methionine--tRNA ligase, which translates to MSNSSSPGAGTRTPGDPYYVTTAIAYPNGDPHIGHAYEYIATDAIARFKRLDGFDVRYLTGTDVHGLKMAETAAKLGITAAELANRNSDVFERMQDRLGASYDRFIRTSDADHYDASKEIWRAMNEAGDIYLGSYQGWYSVRDERFFTEDETEERDGSRFATETGTEVTWTEEQTYFFRLSAYADRLLAHYAAHPEFIGPDVRRNEVVSFVSGGLRDLSISRTTFDWGVPVPDHPDHVMYVWVDALTNYLTGVGFPDTSSEDFQKYWPANLHMIGKDIIRFHTVYWPAFLMSAGIELPRRVFAHGFINVKGEKMSKSLGNVVDPLVLVDEFGVDQVRYFFLREVPFGQDGSYSEEAIIGRINADLANELGNLAQRSLSMVNKNLDGVVPTPGPFTAEDTELLTAADGLLERVRGHYDEQAMHLALDAIWSVLAAANKYFSAQEPWVLRKVGTPEAEERFGTVLYTTLETVRIATLLSQPVMPGSTAKLLDLLGQSAAQRDFAAIGTRLAPGTALPKPEGVFPRYQVAEPE; encoded by the coding sequence ATGAGCAACTCGTCTTCCCCCGGCGCGGGGACGCGCACCCCCGGGGATCCCTACTACGTGACCACGGCCATCGCCTACCCGAACGGCGACCCGCATATCGGACACGCCTACGAGTACATCGCCACCGACGCGATCGCCCGGTTCAAGCGTCTCGACGGGTTCGACGTGCGTTACCTCACCGGAACCGACGTGCACGGCCTGAAGATGGCCGAGACGGCCGCCAAACTGGGCATCACCGCCGCGGAGCTGGCCAACCGCAACTCCGACGTGTTCGAACGGATGCAGGACCGGCTCGGCGCCTCCTACGACCGGTTCATCCGGACCTCCGATGCCGACCACTACGACGCGTCCAAGGAGATCTGGCGCGCGATGAACGAAGCCGGCGATATCTACCTGGGTAGTTATCAGGGCTGGTATTCGGTGCGCGACGAGCGTTTCTTCACCGAGGACGAAACCGAGGAACGCGACGGCTCGCGGTTCGCGACCGAGACCGGCACCGAGGTGACCTGGACCGAGGAACAGACCTACTTCTTCAGACTGTCCGCCTACGCCGACCGGCTGCTGGCCCATTACGCCGCCCATCCCGAGTTCATCGGACCGGATGTGCGCCGCAACGAGGTGGTCAGCTTCGTCTCCGGCGGGCTGCGCGACCTGTCCATCTCGCGCACCACCTTCGACTGGGGTGTGCCCGTCCCGGACCACCCCGACCACGTGATGTACGTGTGGGTGGACGCCTTGACCAACTATCTGACCGGGGTCGGTTTCCCGGACACCTCCTCGGAGGACTTTCAGAAGTACTGGCCGGCGAACCTGCACATGATCGGCAAGGACATCATCAGGTTCCACACGGTGTACTGGCCCGCCTTCCTGATGTCGGCCGGTATCGAGTTGCCGCGACGGGTTTTCGCGCACGGCTTCATCAACGTCAAGGGCGAGAAGATGAGCAAGTCGCTGGGCAACGTGGTCGACCCGCTGGTGCTCGTCGACGAGTTCGGCGTGGACCAGGTGCGCTACTTCTTCCTGCGCGAGGTGCCCTTCGGTCAGGACGGCAGCTACAGCGAGGAGGCCATCATCGGCCGAATCAACGCCGATCTGGCCAATGAGCTGGGAAACCTGGCACAACGGTCGCTGTCGATGGTCAACAAGAACCTCGACGGCGTGGTGCCGACGCCCGGTCCGTTCACCGCGGAGGACACCGAACTGCTCACCGCCGCCGACGGGTTGCTGGAGCGCGTCCGCGGCCATTACGACGAGCAGGCCATGCACCTGGCCCTGGACGCCATCTGGTCGGTGCTGGCCGCGGCCAACAAGTACTTCTCTGCGCAGGAGCCGTGGGTACTGCGCAAGGTCGGAACCCCCGAGGCTGAGGAACGGTTCGGCACGGTGCTGTACACGACGCTGGAGACCGTGCGCATCGCCACGCTGCTGAGCCAGCCGGTGATGCCCGGGTCGACGGCCAAGCTGCTCGACCTGCTCGGGCAGTCGGCGGCGCAGCGTGATTTCGCGGCCATCGGGACCCGGTTGGCGCCGGGGACGGCCCTGCCCAAACCCGAAGGCGTGTTCCCGCGGTACCAGGTCGCCGAGCCGGAGTGA
- a CDS encoding asparaginase domain-containing protein — MAQLSIATGAVLVVFTGGTIGSRRSGDVIGLAPGQTRLLFQAYDDTSAFDVIEPLSLLSENARPSDWTAMAAAVTAAIRPHHTGVVITHGTDTLSYGATALAFALCHLTVPVVVVASNRPLDHPDANGHSNFRDALEVIGAVPGGGVFVTFRNPDGRRLVHAGARLQPSTPIRHFVHSDGEVDIADLDQLPRRSPAPPPWPVGPVRFGARVLFLRPYPGLDYRAVDPTGFDAVVHETYHSGTACTVDPSGPTDITEFARRCRAAGVPIFLGPVPSDVAAYESVTGFAAAGLIPFRRMRAETAYVKVSLGTGMGLTGDALTEFVHREIAGEFTG, encoded by the coding sequence ATCGCTCAGCTGAGCATCGCCACAGGAGCTGTTCTCGTCGTCTTCACCGGCGGCACGATTGGTTCACGGCGCTCCGGTGACGTGATCGGGCTGGCCCCCGGCCAGACCCGGCTGCTGTTCCAGGCCTACGACGACACGTCGGCCTTCGATGTGATCGAGCCGTTGTCGCTGCTCAGCGAGAACGCCCGGCCTTCGGACTGGACTGCGATGGCGGCCGCGGTCACCGCGGCGATCCGGCCACACCACACCGGGGTGGTCATCACCCATGGAACCGACACCCTGTCCTACGGGGCCACCGCGCTGGCCTTCGCACTGTGCCACCTGACTGTTCCGGTGGTCGTGGTCGCCAGCAACAGACCCCTCGATCATCCGGATGCCAACGGGCACAGCAATTTCCGCGATGCGCTCGAGGTGATAGGTGCGGTGCCGGGTGGTGGTGTCTTCGTCACGTTCCGCAATCCCGACGGTCGCCGGCTGGTACATGCCGGCGCGCGGTTACAGCCGTCCACGCCGATCCGGCATTTCGTGCACAGCGACGGTGAGGTCGATATCGCCGATCTGGACCAGTTGCCACGCAGGTCGCCCGCGCCGCCACCCTGGCCGGTGGGGCCCGTCCGATTCGGTGCGCGCGTGCTGTTCCTGCGCCCGTATCCCGGACTCGATTACCGGGCGGTCGATCCGACCGGCTTCGACGCTGTGGTGCATGAGACGTATCACTCCGGTACCGCGTGCACCGTCGACCCGTCCGGGCCCACCGACATCACGGAATTCGCGCGGCGTTGTCGCGCGGCTGGGGTGCCGATCTTCCTCGGCCCCGTCCCCTCGGATGTCGCCGCCTACGAGTCCGTGACCGGCTTCGCCGCCGCGGGGTTGATTCCCTTCCGCCGGATGCGCGCCGAAACCGCTTATGTGAAGGTCTCTTTGGGCACCGGAATGGGCCTGACCGGGGACGCGCTCACCGAGTTCGTCCACCGTGAGATCGCCGGGGAGTTCACCGGCTGA